The Geitlerinema sp. PCC 9228 nucleotide sequence AGTTGCAGCTTTGGGGGAACAAAAACAACCCAAACACGGTCGTATTTTTTGCCTCGTTAGTAACTGGTTTTCCCTAACATAAAACCTTCAGGGGAAAACTGGAAGCTATCTCGGCCAATAAAACCAATCATACTATCGATTTAGCTGCCTGGTACCTACCAAGCGATCGCAGAGCAGTTGGGAGCTTCGACAATATGTTAAAATTTATTAAGCAAGCCGACCCACCTAGGATCGGACATTACACAATTCAACGAAACAACCGACAAAATTTAGCGGATTTTAGCGATTGTTCGTTGGATAGCGGGGACTAGAATAGAAGTAATGGAAGCTGCAATCGGCAATGTAGTTCCTTCAAGCGAACATAAAGCCCTATGCAACGGCCAAAAAGGTACCCGCTCCTCCCTGTTGAAACATCTTATTCAAAACGGAACCTGCCATGTTTGCGAATTGTTCTCCCCGCCAACGTCGAGCCGATAAATTCTTACACAATCTCGACCATCTTACCGAACGTGTAGGGCGTCACGTGCCTCCTATTGCCGATATTCACTACCTACGTGAGTTGCCCGAAGGCACGTTTGGCCGCGCTTGGGCCGACCATATCGACCGACACCAACTTACGCCCTTCCCCGAAGGTCCGCGCCGCAAGCAGCTTCACGATGGAATCCATGTTTTGACTGGATACGACATCGATGCAGTAGGAGAAGCAGAAGTTCAAGCCTTTTTGCTCGGAACGGAATTTAAAATCGCTAATGTTCTGCTGTTGTTGGGATTGCTGTATTTCGCTCCCAAAGACAGTCAGATTAGGGAACGCCTATGGCGAGCCTACCAACGTGGTCGTCACTCCTATTTCAACGCAGATATTTGGCAACCAGAGCGTTTGTGGTTCGTTTCTCTAGAAAAAGTCCGACGTGTTTATCGCGTTTGAGCGATCGCACTGCAAATCTAAAAATCCCAAACAAATGCCCGCTACCGCCAGTGGGCATTTGTTTTTTTTGTACGAAATCCCCCCAACGAAGATCCGAAAAATTGCCCTACCTCACCACCGAGATCGTTTCCTTAAAAATTTGCAAAAGATCATCGGGGGGATTTGGTAGGGGTAGTTTTTAGATTTGTAGAAGAAAGGAACTGTTTTTTTAACAGAGAGTATCTCTATAAAGATAGCATACCTAGATCCTTGTGGTTTCCTTCAGCTGCTGGTAGATATTTTTGAAAATTCGCTGCTGTTCTTGGTGATTCACAATAGGAGCTGGATAGCCACAAGCTTGTAACTCTAAGGGAGGAATTTTACCAGTCACCAACTGTTCCGTATCGAGCGATCGCAATTCCGGCAACCAGGAGCGAATGTATTCTCCTTCCGGGTCAAACTTTTGTGCTTGGGTATTGGGATTGAAAATCCGCAACGGTTTGGGGTCCATACCGCTGGAACTGCTCCACTGCCAGCCACCGTTGTTCGACGCCAAATCCCCATCAATGAGTTTTTGCATAAAATATTGTTCTCCCCACTGCCAGTTCAGGCGCAAATCTTTGGTCAAAAAGCTAGCTACAATCATGCGACAGCGGTTGTGCATCCATCCCGTAGCATTTAACTCGCGCATGGCAGCATCTACAATGGGATAACCCGTTTTTCCTTCACACCAAGCTTGGAAATGTTCGGTATCTTCTCGCCAGGGAAAATTGTGCCAGGGGGCACGGTAAGGACCATCGGCCAGTTCGGGGAAATGATATAGCACATGCTGGTAAAACTCCCGCCACGCCAGTTCTTTTTGCCAAGTTTGCACGCTGGTACTGTCTTCGTCGCCGCGACATAGTTCGCTCACCGTTTCTGTAGCTTGCCAAACCCTGCGAATGCCAATGGCACCAAATTTCAAAGCCGCACTCAAACGGGAAGTGCCGTTGATGCTGGGGAAGTTGCGTTGTTCTTGGTAGTTGAAAATAGCGCGATCGCAGAAATCATCCAACTGTTCCCGAGCTGCTTTTTCCCCTGGTTCCACAATCAGCGGCTCTTCCACGCTCACCCCCAAATCCCGATTGCTGGGAAGAGGAATGACACCGGCTGTTTGGGCTGTTTCCATCTCTTCTGGTGACAATCCCTGCAAGGTTTCCGGTTGCGAATGTGGTTTGGCTTTGGCATGGCGGCACCAATTTTTCCAAAAAGGGGTATAAACCGTATAAGGTCCTTTCGTGCCGGTCAGAATCTCTTGGGGAGCGTGCAGGAGATGGTCCCAAAACGTAGAAACGTCCACACCCTGCTGCTGTAATTGTACCGTGACCCGTTCGTCGCGATCGCGCGCGTAAGGTTCCACATCTAAGTTCCAGAAAACTGCCGTTGCCGATAGAGCTGTGGCTAGCTGGGGAATCCTTTGGCTGGGTTCTCCACGTACAATCAGGAGCTGACTGCCTGCCGCAGCGTAGCGTTCCTGCAACTCCCGCAGGCAACCTAGCATGTAAGCAATGCGTACGGGAGCTGCCTGTTTGCCATCGAGCAAATGGGGATCGAGACAGAAAATGCCTACCACCCGGGAGCTGCGTTGGCTGGCATGGAACAGACCTACGTTGTCGTTCAGGCGCAAATCGCGTCGGTGCCAAAATAACAATAATGGTTCGATCATGGGAATTCTCAGGAATTTGGCGATGTTGGAAAATCCACGAAGAACAGCAAGCGTTTAAAATAGGAAATTTGGATTGGCAAACCATACAAAAGGTTCTATGACTTGGCTTCTTTCCAACGATGATGGTATCGATGCACCGGGAATACAAACGTTACAGGAAGTGGCGACGGCTTTGCAATCGCCAGCGGTCGTTGTTGCTCCCAAGTCGGCTTTATCGGGATGCGCCCATCAGGTTACCACAACCCAACCTATTCATGTGGAAAAGCGATCGCCGCAAGCCTACGCTGTTGATGGGATGCCTGCCGATTGCGTTCGTTTGGCGTTGCAGTATTTTTGCCCCCAACCCAGCTGGGTGCTTTCTGGGATCAACGCCGGTGGCAATATGGGCGCGGATATTTACATTTCCGGTACCATTGCTGCAGTTCGGGAAGCGGCTTTTCACGGCATTCGGGGCATTGCCATTTCCCAATACCGCCGTCGGGATTTGCCCCTGGATTGGGAAAGAGCCAGTCGCTGGCTGCGTTGGTTGCTGCCGAGGTTAATGGCCAAACCCACACCAGCAGGAACGTTTTGGAATGTTAATTTGCCCTGTTTGGCTGCTGGCGATCCGGACCCAGAGATGGTGATTTGCCCTTTGAGTAAGGAACCTTTGCCCAGCCAGTATCGCGTGGAAGGGGATTGGTATGCTTATATGGGGAACTATCAAAATCGCGATCGCACCCAGGGAACCGATGTGGATGTTTGCTTTTCCGGTCAGATTGCCGTTACGCAAATTTCCCTTTAATTTTTAGTTCCTGGTTCTATCATTTCTAAAAAACAATGATTTTCTGGAGTTTTCTAATTGCCCTCGTCGGGGTGTAACGGGTTGCGATCCTACAAAAAACACCCCGATTCGGGATGGCAAACTTTTAAGAGAATGGTGTCAAAACATTTTTTCTATCTCGCGGAAGTCCTTTTCCACTTGTAACCATAAAGTACGGTTGTGGGGGTCGGTGCGTAGGGCTTTTTTGAGATAAATTCTGGCTTTTTCTAAATGTCCTTTTTGTAAGAGTTGGTGCCCCCAACGCTGGTAGACAATTGCTTGCCACTGGCGGACTTCCTTGTCTTGGGGCAACCGTTGGGCCAATCCCTCTGCCAATGCGATCGCTCTAGGAAATCGCCCTCGTTTTAGCAATCCCTGTAACTGTTCGTAGGATTGTTGCTTGAGCTGTTTTTCCAGGGGAGATAGTTCTGGGGCATCTTCAAATTGAATTTTCTGCGATTTTCCCGATCTTGGGACTTTTTCTCCCTGCCGCCGGTGTTTGACTTCAACTTTCACCTTACCAGGGGGTGGAGAAGTGGGGGATTGGCTCTTTTGAGAAGAGGAAGGGGATGGGGGTGACGATTTGGCTGCCGGGACGATTTCCAAAAGCCGTTTGTATGCCTGGTGAATGGCAATAAACTTTTGATGGGCCTCGGAATCATCAGGATTGAGATCGGGATGGTATTGCCGGGCCAGACGGCGGTAGGATGCTTTTACATCCTCAAGATCGGCTGTTTCCGGCAGATTTAAAACGCGATAGCACTCCTTGACATCCATGCTGCAGTCAGTGGTTGACAAACAAAGAAAAATCCGGCAATCGCTTACAGCTGCAGCTGCCAGCAACGAGCGCGATCGCCGGATTTCGGTCAAATAGCCACCCTGAAACCAAACCTATCGGTCGCTGACAGCGGCAATTCCATCAAACTCCCAACTTTAGGGACGTTCTTCAATCACGCGGTCGATCAAACCGTATTCTTTGGATTGTTCTGCCGACATGAAGAAATCCCGGTCCATATCCTTTTCAATTTTCTCCACCGGCTGGCCGGTAAAATCGGCGTAAATTTCATTGAGCTGCTTGCGGATGCGCAGAATTTCCTTGGCTTCGATATCGATATCCGTAGCCTGTCCGCGGGTACCGCCAGAGGGTTGGTGAATCATAATCCGGGAGTGGGGCAACGCCAGGCGTTTGCCTTTGGTACCTGCCCCCAGCAAAAACGACCCCATGGAAGCCGCCAAGCCCACGCAGATGGTCACCACGTCGGATTTGATGTGCTGCATGGTATCGTAAATCGCCATGCCAGATGTAATGATACCGCCGGGGGAATTGATATAGAGCATAATATCTTTACCCGGGTCTTCCGAATCCAGGTAAAGCATAATGGCAATCACTTGGTTAGCCAGTTCATCATCAATATCCCGACCGATAAAAATAATTCGTTCGCGGGCCAGGCGATCGTAAATGCTAATCCACTGCGTGTATTGTCCCCCCGGCATGCGGTAGGGAACTTTTGGTACACCAATTGGCATAGAACCAGACTCCTATCAGTGATGGTTTAAATGGTCGGTTAGCTTTGCGAAGAACTTTCCGACTTTTGATCTTGCAATTCTTTGGGAACGCTTTGGTTGCTTTCTAGGACCCGATCGATCAAGCCGTACTCCATGGCTTGGTAGGGTGTCATGTAGAACAAACGGTCCATATCTTTGTTAAGCTGTTCCCGGCTTTGCCCCGTATTTTGGGACAAAATATCCACCATGGTGGTTTTGTTGGCGATTACTTCTTGGGCACGAATTTGGATATCCGTGGCTTGTCCTTGCGTGTAGCTTTTCGGCTGTTGCAAGACAATGGTGGCATGGGGAAGGCTAGCCCGAGACCCCTTGGTCCCAGCACTCAACAGCATGGCCGCGGTTCCCATCGCTGTTCCTAGACAGATGGTTTGTACGGGAGGCTTAATGTAGCGAATGGTATCGCAAATAGCAAACGCTTCTGTTTCCCAGCCGACGGGGTCGCCGCTATAGCTGGAAGTTCCCGTGGAATTGATATAAATCTTGATGGGTTTTTCCGGGTCTTCGTACTGCAGGTACAGCAACTCAGCGATGATCAGTTCTGTTACCTGGGGGACCAAAGGCATTCCCAGGTAGACAATTCTTTCTTTGAGAATGAGCGATTCCAAGTCTGGCGGGGGCGTTCGCATGTCCCCGCCCCCTTCGTAGTAAGGAGCTTGTACTGCCCGAATTGGTGATTCCATAAGCTTCACTGCTTCTTTGATTTATGATAGCCTTTCTTTTAACTTAACAGGAAATGAGGGGTAGCTGGGCAATGGGATATTGGGGAAACT carries:
- a CDS encoding FAD-binding domain-containing protein is translated as MEPLLLFWHRRDLRLNDNVGLFHASQRSSRVVGIFCLDPHLLDGKQAAPVRIAYMLGCLRELQERYAAAGSQLLIVRGEPSQRIPQLATALSATAVFWNLDVEPYARDRDERVTVQLQQQGVDVSTFWDHLLHAPQEILTGTKGPYTVYTPFWKNWCRHAKAKPHSQPETLQGLSPEEMETAQTAGVIPLPSNRDLGVSVEEPLIVEPGEKAAREQLDDFCDRAIFNYQEQRNFPSINGTSRLSAALKFGAIGIRRVWQATETVSELCRGDEDSTSVQTWQKELAWREFYQHVLYHFPELADGPYRAPWHNFPWREDTEHFQAWCEGKTGYPIVDAAMRELNATGWMHNRCRMIVASFLTKDLRLNWQWGEQYFMQKLIDGDLASNNGGWQWSSSSGMDPKPLRIFNPNTQAQKFDPEGEYIRSWLPELRSLDTEQLVTGKIPPLELQACGYPAPIVNHQEQQRIFKNIYQQLKETTRI
- the surE gene encoding 5'/3'-nucleotidase SurE is translated as MTWLLSNDDGIDAPGIQTLQEVATALQSPAVVVAPKSALSGCAHQVTTTQPIHVEKRSPQAYAVDGMPADCVRLALQYFCPQPSWVLSGINAGGNMGADIYISGTIAAVREAAFHGIRGIAISQYRRRDLPLDWERASRWLRWLLPRLMAKPTPAGTFWNVNLPCLAAGDPDPEMVICPLSKEPLPSQYRVEGDWYAYMGNYQNRDRTQGTDVDVCFSGQIAVTQISL
- a CDS encoding J domain-containing protein, producing MSTTDCSMDVKECYRVLNLPETADLEDVKASYRRLARQYHPDLNPDDSEAHQKFIAIHQAYKRLLEIVPAAKSSPPSPSSSQKSQSPTSPPPGKVKVEVKHRRQGEKVPRSGKSQKIQFEDAPELSPLEKQLKQQSYEQLQGLLKRGRFPRAIALAEGLAQRLPQDKEVRQWQAIVYQRWGHQLLQKGHLEKARIYLKKALRTDPHNRTLWLQVEKDFREIEKMF
- a CDS encoding ATP-dependent Clp protease proteolytic subunit; translated protein: MPIGVPKVPYRMPGGQYTQWISIYDRLARERIIFIGRDIDDELANQVIAIMLYLDSEDPGKDIMLYINSPGGIITSGMAIYDTMQHIKSDVVTICVGLAASMGSFLLGAGTKGKRLALPHSRIMIHQPSGGTRGQATDIDIEAKEILRIRKQLNEIYADFTGQPVEKIEKDMDRDFFMSAEQSKEYGLIDRVIEERP
- a CDS encoding ATP-dependent Clp protease proteolytic subunit, encoding MESPIRAVQAPYYEGGGDMRTPPPDLESLILKERIVYLGMPLVPQVTELIIAELLYLQYEDPEKPIKIYINSTGTSSYSGDPVGWETEAFAICDTIRYIKPPVQTICLGTAMGTAAMLLSAGTKGSRASLPHATIVLQQPKSYTQGQATDIQIRAQEVIANKTTMVDILSQNTGQSREQLNKDMDRLFYMTPYQAMEYGLIDRVLESNQSVPKELQDQKSESSSQS